Proteins encoded by one window of Candidatus Bathyarchaeota archaeon:
- a CDS encoding signal recognition particle protein Srp19 (binds to 7S RNA to mediate binding of the signal recognition particle protein Srp54) codes for MRKLDKAIIWPAYFDAARTRKEGRRVPKILAVQAPKILEIKEAVDKLGLKNEVNVDAHYPKMPWVKSGMLFVEKREAKEEIIKKIAKRLVKIKSQQPQQLSTKK; via the coding sequence ATGAGAAAGCTTGACAAGGCGATAATTTGGCCTGCTTATTTTGATGCTGCCAGAACAAGGAAGGAAGGGCGCAGAGTCCCAAAGATTTTAGCAGTGCAGGCTCCGAAGATTTTGGAGATTAAAGAGGCCGTGGATAAGTTGGGGTTAAAGAATGAGGTTAACGTTGATGCACATTATCCCAAGATGCCGTGGGTTAAATCAGGCATGCTGTTTGTTGAGAAGCGGGAAGCTAAAGAAGAGATAATCAAAAAGATAGCTAAACGGTTAGTGAAGATTAAAAGCCAGCAACCGCAGCAGTTGTCAACCAAGAAATAA
- a CDS encoding 30S ribosomal protein S8e, which yields MSSHSSLRKRKLTGGKKRAYRTKKLYEAGGYPAETILGEPKRKISRGRGGNMKIKVLSDKYASVTDSKSGKTEKTEIIRVVRNDANVDYNRRGVITKGAEIETTLGLAKVTSRPGNDGIINAILITKEKA from the coding sequence ATGTCATCACACAGCAGCCTAAGAAAAAGAAAACTAACAGGCGGCAAAAAACGCGCCTACCGCACCAAAAAACTCTACGAAGCAGGCGGATACCCAGCCGAAACCATCCTAGGCGAACCAAAAAGAAAAATCTCCAGAGGCAGAGGCGGCAACATGAAAATCAAAGTCCTAAGCGACAAATACGCCTCAGTAACCGACTCTAAAAGCGGAAAAACAGAAAAAACCGAAATCATACGCGTCGTCCGCAACGATGCGAACGTAGACTACAACAGACGTGGAGTCATAACAAAAGGCGCAGAAATCGAAACCACCTTAGGCTTAGCAAAAGTAACAAGCCGACCAGGCAACGACGGCATTATCAACGCCATCCTCATAACCAAAGAAAAAGCCTAA